A stretch of DNA from Synechococcus sp. JA-3-3Ab:
GCAACCACGACTGAGCCGCAGTCTTCATGGAAAGCGGCAGAAAGGGATCCCTGGGTAGGATCTATTCTAGGAGGGATCCCCTACGGCAGGGACGAATGGTCAAGGGGCCGTAGAACTCCTCCTGGTAAAGCTCAACCTGCGAGCGAGAAGCCATTAGCAATAGCGACCAGAACACCTGAATCGGGTGGGAAGCCCCGCCACTGCCTTTTAGAGCGCTTTCTTGGCAAAAGTATTGCTGCAGGTCGTCAAAGCTGATTTGGGCGAGACCCTGCTGCCAAAGTTGGGCAAGCAGAGATTCCAGCTCGGCGGCGGTCTCTACGAGGTTTTCTGGGTGGGCCAACTGAGCGACTGCTGATAGCGCTTGCTTGCGAGAAACCCGTTGAGCCAGGGGCCTTGAGGCAGGCTCAAGGCGCTGTTCCAGCAAGGTCTCCAGCTCCTGCAGGTGGCCGATTAGTTCTTTGAGGGTGATGGGCCGAGTCCGACTCGGGCGGGGCACGGCCCTGGGTTGCAACACGCGATCCAGTTGGGCCGACGACCAACTCAGCCAGGGATCCTCCTCCACCTGCACCGGGTTGGTCTCCTCACTTTCTTCGTCTTCCGGCTTCGACAGCGCCATCGCCTTGAGATAGACCAACATAGCGGCATGGAGAAAAGCCTGTCCCGACTCCGACAGGTCATGGCTGCTGGCAGTGGGAGCCATACGGGCTAAAAACCGATCGATGACGTCGATAACCTGCACATCCCACGGGTTAATCTCGCCCCGTTCCGCCAAATCGATAAGCAAAGCAATTGCCTCTTCAGTCGGTGAGTAGGCCATAGTGCCCCTAGCCTCTGTCCCTCACTGTAGCCCCCAAGCGGGATCCCGGCCATCTCCAGCCGGATTCAAACCTCCAGCTCAACTTCTCAAGCCAACCGGCTGTGCAGAGGCGGCGCGATCGTGTAAGAATCGTGTAAGATAGTAGTCCAGCTCTAGCAGTTGCTAGAGTGAGAGTAAGGGCGGTTAGCACAGTGGTAGCGCACTTCCTTCACACGGAAGGGGTCACAAGTTCGAATCTTGTACCGCCCATAGGTTTTGACCTTTAGCAGACAGAGCTCCCCCTTCTCCTGCTGGGTGCTGCTTCTGTCTACAGGCTCCCCCGCCTTTGCTGGGGAGCCACCGCTTATCGGCAACGAGGACAGACAGCTTCCTCCCTGCCCTTAGGCAGGTGCTTCAATCGGGGTAGGCTGGGAAGATGCAGGGCTCCCCTGACTATAACCAAAAGCTAGGAGATGCTGCATGAGTCCCTTCACCAACCCTCCTCAATCATTGACTGCCGGCGAGTTTTTATCTCACTTAGAGGAGATAACAGGAGCCTACAAAGTCAAGACGTCTATTATCACCTTTTACAGCAGAATTTGGAGCCAAGCATTCGATCTCAAGTTTTCCAAGGGTCAGTGGGTTTTCGGGTACAGCCCCTACTGGAGAGCGCTTCTGGAAGCCAAGCTCCAAACCAGCGAATACTATCCAATATCTTGCGTTGTCAGGACCTTCACTGACGAAAAACACAAGCGCAAGGCCCCAAATGGCAAAACCGTCTTGATCCCGACCAAAGAGCTAAGGATGTTCTTTCTTCCCGCTCCAGGTCAGGTTATTAAGCTAACTCCAGAGGAATGCTTTGCCTGTCACCATACGGACTCCCAAACAGGAGAGCCACTCCCCCTTGAGCAAGATGTCAAGTTCTTGTAGTGGCGGCAGTGGGAGTTAGAAACTCTGCCGGGGCTGGGGCCATGTAGCTTAACCCCAATCAAGAGCTTGGCTGCAAGCGCAACAGGGATCCGTTGGGGGCATCCGTCAGCAGGTAAAGCAAGCCATCCGGCCCTTGGCGCACATCCCGGATACGGCCAACCGCCCCTTCCAGAAGGCGCTCTTCTGCCACAACGCGATCCCCATCCAGCACCAAGCGCGCCAGGTGTTGCCCGGCCAGCGCTCCCACGAATAGGTTGCCTCGCCATTCGGGGAAAGCCTCTCCTGTGTAGAAAGTCATGCCAGAAGGGGCAATGGAGGGGGTCCAGTGCAGCAGCGGCGAAGCCAATCCAGGAGCTGCCGCCAGTCCTTGACCAACCGGTTCGCCGCTGTACTCCCGACCATGGGTAATCAGGGGCCAGCCGTAGTTGATGCCGGGGGCCAAGATGTTGATCTCGTCCCCACCTTGCGGCCCATGTTCGTGCGTCCAAATGGCTCCTGTATCGGGGTGGCGGGCCATTCCCTGAATGTTGCGGTGGCCGTAGGTAAAAATTTGCGGCAAAGCCCCCGCTTGATTCACGAAAGGATTGTCCGCCGGGATCCCGCCTGTATCCGTAACGCGCAACACCTTGCCAGCAGCATCCCCCAGATCCTGAGCCCGATCCCGCTCGCCGCGGTCGCCGGTGCTGATGTAGAGAAACCCTTCTTCGTCAAAGGCCAGGCGGGAGCCGAAGTGCTGTTGGGCAGGCGTCTTGCGCTCCATGTCAAAGATCACTTCCAGATCCTGGAGTCCCTTCTCCCCCAGGCGGGCCCGCGCCACCCGCGTCCCCCCGCCGCCCGGCCCAGGAGCCGCATAGGACAGGTAAATCCAGCCGTTCTCCGCGTAGTTGGGGTGCAAGGCGATATCCAGCAGCCCTCCCTGGCCGCGGGCAAACACCTCCGGCACCCCGGCAATGGGCTG
This window harbors:
- a CDS encoding segregation/condensation protein A, translating into MAYSPTEEAIALLIDLAERGEINPWDVQVIDVIDRFLARMAPTASSHDLSESGQAFLHAAMLVYLKAMALSKPEDEESEETNPVQVEEDPWLSWSSAQLDRVLQPRAVPRPSRTRPITLKELIGHLQELETLLEQRLEPASRPLAQRVSRKQALSAVAQLAHPENLVETAAELESLLAQLWQQGLAQISFDDLQQYFCQESALKGSGGASHPIQVFWSLLLMASRSQVELYQEEFYGPLTIRPCRRGSLLE
- a CDS encoding PQQ-dependent sugar dehydrogenase, whose product is MAMRIPAIPLLSLLLLGGVFVPAAVGAYPVSPETVMSLQQGDHAQALPRAKSQQRFRVVTLASGLEHPWGMAFLPDGTILVTERPGRLRRVTEQGLDPQPIAGVPEVFARGQGGLLDIALHPNYAENGWIYLSYAAPGPGGGGTRVARARLGEKGLQDLEVIFDMERKTPAQQHFGSRLAFDEEGFLYISTGDRGERDRAQDLGDAAGKVLRVTDTGGIPADNPFVNQAGALPQIFTYGHRNIQGMARHPDTGAIWTHEHGPQGGDEINILAPGINYGWPLITHGREYSGEPVGQGLAAAPGLASPLLHWTPSIAPSGMTFYTGEAFPEWRGNLFVGALAGQHLARLVLDGDRVVAEERLLEGAVGRIRDVRQGPDGLLYLLTDAPNGSLLRLQPSS